AAACGATTCCACCGGGGTAATAGAGACGTGCGTTTGTTCCGTAACCGTCTGCAACTCCGGAAGAACCGGCAATACCGGCCAGGGTACTGACACAATAGCCGCAGGCAGGAGTGGATGCCGTGACAACCGGGTATTGAACTATGTTCCCGAGGGAGTCCCTGGCGAGAACAGTGAAGTAGTAGGTGCTGATAGAGCCCAGACCGGAGATTGTATAGCTGAGTGTAGAAGTCGTCCAATCCATAGAAGGAGTTTTTAGATTGGCTGAATCTATAGTGGAAATGTCGTTACTTGTAGAGAATATTAGCTTATATTGATAAGGAGGTATACCGCCTGTAGCTGCCGGCCAGCTGAGCTGAATGGATTCATAGGATTGAACAATGGTTGTGATACTACCACCTGCACTGAAAGGGCTCACTGCATTGGGGTCAATATTTGTAGTATTTGTGCTGTTATCATCCAGAACTTCGAGAGCTGTGATGGTAATCTTTAGATTTCCTTTTTCTACCGTAACGGCAGGAGGAGGGTCATCCTTTTTAATTTCTTCCGGTATTACAAAACTAAAAGTACCCAGTTCTTCACCATCTTTTACAACCGTAACCGTAACTTTCTTAGAGACATTTTTCCCATCACTCTGTTTTTCCAGTTTAACAAGAAGAGTATAAGTTCCCGAAGCGTCGCTGATAGTATCCGCTTTTACATCCTGAATACTTAAAGAGAGGGGTTTTTCGATTAGACCGCTATTGTCTCCTGAAAAAACAAGGAACCGGGCGGCCTTACTCGGAATTTTGGTATTTTGAGAGAGAATATAGTCAAAGTTGGTTCCAGTTTTATAGAACCTTCCAATTCTTCCGAGGGCTTTATTATTTGCATCTCCCCAGTAAAGTTCATAAAAAGTGATTCCGGTTTCATCAGCAGCTTTTTTTAAACTCAGCTTTCCGGCGACTTCACCTAAATCCGGATCCACGTCAGTAAAACTGAGTCCCTCTGAATTGATCACAGGTGTTCGATGAATGGAGAGCCCGGTATTAATCCCGGAACTGGAGGAAACCGCAGCAAAAGATAAAGGATTGCCAGAGGCGTCCTTGAGAGTTCCTTTTACAGAAAGCTTGGGTACGGGACTCGAAATTGGCTGAAGAGCAGAAAATAACCTGATTCCATTGTCTTTTTTATTGGAAGAAGATGGAAGGCAGGAGTAAAGGTATAGAATGATAAGAAGGACGAGCGACTTCATATTTATCTCCAAAAACAGAATTTTATATACTAAATTAAGAAAAGCAAGTATAATTTTTGAAATAAAACATGAAATTACTTCATCTATAGGTTTTTAACTTCTAATTCATCCTCTTCCGGTTCAGTTTCCAAAATGGGTATTTCATCTGTTGCGATTTCAATGCCATCCGTTAAAACTACACTTCCTCCTCCGGGTAAAAGAAGAATTAAATCATGGAAGCCGAGAAGGTTTGAGGTATTTTCAGGAATATGTATTGTACAGGAAAGAGTTCCCGAATCTTTTTTTTCAACAGGAATGGGAGAACCGATTGCTTCAATCAATACCTGCATATCATCAGTAAAGCCATTACCGACGAGTTTTAGATTTATTTCTTTATCCGTTACATACCATTTGTTAGGAGAAATAAAACTGATTGATATTTTATTCGTTGCAGCTTTTGCCGCGATATAACCGGTTTGACTGGTAGTTAATAGCCCGTGCAGGGTTACAGGAATATCGGGTAAGCCATTTAAAATATTAGATTGAAGTAAGTTATAGATATAAACAAATATAGCTACAATAGTGAAACCAAATAACTGTAAGCGAGCAAGGTCAATCACTTTACCTGTACAGATTAAATTTCGCATAGAGGGCTGAGTATTTCGTAACTCA
Above is a genomic segment from Leptospiraceae bacterium containing:
- a CDS encoding SMP-30/gluconolactonase/LRE family protein, giving the protein MKSLVLLIILYLYSCLPSSSNKKDNGIRLFSALQPISSPVPKLSVKGTLKDASGNPLSFAAVSSSSGINTGLSIHRTPVINSEGLSFTDVDPDLGEVAGKLSLKKAADETGITFYELYWGDANNKALGRIGRFYKTGTNFDYILSQNTKIPSKAARFLVFSGDNSGLIEKPLSLSIQDVKADTISDASGTYTLLVKLEKQSDGKNVSKKVTVTVVKDGEELGTFSFVIPEEIKKDDPPPAVTVEKGNLKITITALEVLDDNSTNTTNIDPNAVSPFSAGGSITTIVQSYESIQLSWPAATGGIPPYQYKLIFSTSNDISTIDSANLKTPSMDWTTSTLSYTISGLGSISTYYFTVLARDSLGNIVQYPVVTASTPACGYCVSTLAGIAGSSGVADGYGTNARLYYPGGIVYDSTGNLYITSNSAHVIQKINLSNNYVSLLAGSSFVTGSSNGIGTNAQFNGPNGITIDSRSGDLYVADTYNQVIRKIDSNGNVSTFAGQMGIPSSTSPYLYNPVSVFLDTLHNILYFGQDAMSSYLRKIDLGTGTISVLIGDGTGGTYDGIGTSAQLYSTGGLTMDSSGNLYFTDPGPGIIRKIDTTSSTTNTIAGSAFVSGSSDGAGTNALFNSPTGIVIGKDGYLYVVDSYNNKIRKIDTRNNTVSTVVGDGSIGSQDGNGTNARFNTPFGIAVDKNGNLYISEYYNHTIRKIIP